Within Paralichthys olivaceus isolate ysfri-2021 chromosome 14, ASM2471397v2, whole genome shotgun sequence, the genomic segment TCTGTTCTATTTATCTACGTTCTACTGGGTTCCACTGGGTTCCACCTGTGAGCTGTCacctgtgtgtcctcagtgtttgtgcGGTACAACCTGGGCCCAGGTGAggtggtggagctgcaggaggaggcgaGTGTGTCTGAGCTGAAGGAGGCAGTGGGATGTCAACATGGAGTCCGACCACAAGAGCTCAAGGTTCTGTTTGCTGGGAGGGAACTACAGAGCAACGCCACGCTGCaggtgaggtcagaggtcagctaCAGGCATCACTACTGGGTTCTGTTCTACATTCTACTACAAAGAGCTGGTTCTAGATCAGGCTCTGGAACTGCCCTGGTGGAAAAGAGGTAATAGAGAGGGTGTGGCTACAAACAGACAGTGGCACATAATGATTTCTGTCACACGTGAAGAAACTCTGCAACACTCGGGCTCAGCCTCATTCCTCACTTCTCCGTTTTACGATTTTGTGTTTCAAAGATTCGTAGAGATTCTGGGAGAAACcggtttttgtttggtttcagaACAAAGCCACACATGTGTATGTCTCATGTTAGAATACTTCCTTATAGGTCAAGCCAATATGAGCATAGACGGAATAAGAGGAAAGGCACAGGGTCCTTATGAATAACTCAATAGTTGTGATGAGAACACAAACCATGTGTTAATGTCATTGAACATTATGACCATTAAAGGaagtttcctcttcttctctcaggaTTGTGACGTCCCGGAGCAGAGTACCATCCATGTCGTCCTCTCTTCTTCCGAATCCTCGTCCTCCAGGTTTCTCCTCTCAGAGCAGCGTcaaatggaggagggggggcagggGGAGGGGCAGAGACCAGACCTCAGTTCCTCCTCTCACCCCCACCCTTCGTCCACTGAcctggaggggaggaggggaagagaagaggaggagatagaGGAGACGCAGGGTGCAGCTCAGAGAGGTtggtgtgtagaattgtgtctgcaggtgtgtgcacaggagaatgtgtgtgtgcaagttagtcatggagttccacaaggttctgtccttggaccgatactcttcaccttatatatgctcccttaggcaacatcatgagaaagctccacatacactaccattgttacgcagacgacacccagctgtacatttctctgaagcctgatgaatctaatcacttagttcaacttcaggaacgtctccagaacatcaaggcctggatgagccagaacttcttacttctaattcagactgaggtcgttgtcattgaccctcaacatctcagagaatcactgtctgaacagagtcaccttggtgtcagtttgtcctccagctccactgtgaggaaccttgagtTATGTTGGACCAGgacatttgaccaacacatagaacaagtctctaggacagctttcttccagctgcacaatattaagaacattagaaccatcctgtctcagaaggacgCTGAGAAACTCGTCCATTTGTTCTCTAGACTAgattaactctttattatcaggacgtcacaggaagtctgagaaaagtctccagttggtcaaagtgctgcagcagagtgctgacaggaagtagaaggagacatcttattactcctgtcttctctacatcggctccctgtaaaatccagaatatcaagatcctgctcctcacatttaaaacctTAACAATCAAACCCCACATAcgtcaaagagctgataacactgTACTATTCAAATAGATCAGTTCACTCCcaaaacacaggttctcctgtggttctagagtctgtaagaggagaacaggaggtagaaccttcagctacaaggctcctctcctgtggaaccagctcccactctgggttctagagtcagaCACCATCTCCACATTTTAGGTTAGGGTGAAGGTGGTTTGGATAGAACCTCCAGCTGCCACAAGGAATTTATGTTTAGTTATTTGACTTTATGTTTGCGCCTGTTCCCAAATAAAAGAGGCTGAAACCTGAATGGTTCATCGTTGAGAGACTCCGGTGGCAGCGGCGTCTGCCACGGTTAGACATACAGTAAAACGTTCCTCTTGGATAAAGATTacagttagttctggatcaggtttgtctgttttcaagtgtgtattttgtgtgtctttagGTGTGCGTGCCTGCAGTACTTTCTTTGTGTACTGTAAAAGCTGCAGTTCGGTCCAACCAGGAAAACTACGAGTTCGCTGTCGACGCTGCAAAGAGGCTACGCTGAAACTGAGCAGAGTGAGAACAGTTCACAGATCAATACTCTGATCAATACTCTGATCAATACTCTGATCAATACTCTGATCGACACACTGAAgattctctttctgtgtctcaggGTCCTTCTTGTTGGGACGACATCCTCCTTCCAGGTCGAATCCATGGCTTATGTCAATCAGATGGTTGTCAATGCAACGAAGCGGTACGGGGACACAATTTAAGGAGATGTGAAGAGAGTTTTGGTAataagagctgacgacggtgtctggtgatgtaaacatgatcacatgatctctgcagcagagttcatatgtcacttcctgtgtctgtctgctccacctctcacctgaggaatgaggaggatttgatgctgttgtcaacaagtctgtgcagaaaacctgctgctgagtggttcagctgtgaaacatgaactctggagaaactCTTATTGTCAATATTaatagggtgtgtgtgtgtgtgtgtgtgtgtgcgtgtgtgtgcatgtgtgcgtgtgtgtgcgtgtgcccaCACAGGAGTTCGTCATGAAGTGTGCGTCCCATCCGACCTCTGATGAGGACCTCTCTGTGGCCCTTGACCTTGTTATGACCAACACCAGAGACGTGCCCTGCATCGCCTGCACCGACATCatgtaacacacaaacacacacacacacacacacacacacacacacacactattaatattgacaataaatatattaacattAAAAGGATCAGACGAGCAGCAGCTGAGTGTGTTGTTGTCTCCGCTCAGGGAAGTGGTCGTGGTCTTCCTGTGTTCACAGCGTCATGTGATCTGTCTGGACTGTTTTACACGTTACTGTGAGACCCGACTGAACGAGCGACAGTTTGTTCATGACGATGTGATTGGTTACTCTCTGCCATGTGCAGGTGAGTCCACCTGATGTCACACGATTATGTTTGCTTCATCAGCACAAACtgtccatcactgtgtgtgtgtgtgtgtgtgtgcgtgcagcttCCTGTGACGACTCTCTGATTAAAGAGCTTCATCACTTCAGGGTTTTAGGAGACGAGCAGGTGAGTTTATTAATTAGCATCATCATTTTACCCACAGTTCACCTGACTCACCTgggttctctctctcacagtatGGGCGGTACCTGCAGTACGGGGCAGAGGAGTGCCTGCTGAGGATTGGAGGACTGATGTGTCCGTCACCAGGCTGTGGGGCGGGACTTCTCCCAGCTGATGGCAGCAGGAGGGTGGAGTGTGACAGACGGGTGGGCTGCGGCCTCATCTTCTGTAGAGACTGCAGAGAGCCATACCACGAAGGCGTCTGTCAAACCCTGAGGGCCACGCCCACAGTTGAAGCCTCACAGGTTAATGAAATAATCCCTGAATCTTGTTTGTGCTTTGCAAAACTCAGAACAAGAGAATAAAACGAGAGCAGTTCATGGTCACAGCGGCTGTGGTCAGGGGGCAGATCTGTGATGTTTTGGTGGCATGTCAATCACACGTCACAGTCTCTGCTGCCCCTGCTGGAAGGAGCAGGATGATGCAGGACTAACTCCTCTCTACCCGTCAGGATTTCATGGTGGGGGAGGATGCATCTCTCAGGGGGAGGTGGGATCGATCGTCTCTACTGCTCATCCAGGAGTCGACTAAACGCTGCCCCCAGTGTTCGGTCCCTGTAGAGAAAAACGGTAAAGAACCCTGAGGGTGTGGTCAGTAGGTGGcacacaacagcaaaacagaATAATACATACGTCTGACTTCACATCTGTTCTGGTTTCACTTTCCCAGTTTGACATGCTGCTGATCACTAAAAATCTATATGATGCCTGTATCCCTGTAAGTAATGCCTGTATCTCCCCCTGCAGGCGGCTGCATGCACATGCAGTGTCCTCTGTGCAGAGCTGAGTGGTGCTGGAGCTGTGGACGTCCCTGGTCCCCACAGTGTATGGAAAACCACTGgtttacataaacacacacttgttgcCGAGAGACTCTTCAGCAGGAAGCAGAGTGGAACCAGCTCATTTAGACAGAGAGctgtataaaaatgttaaacataattATATGATAATAATTCACTGGTACAATTATTCACTATAAGTGGTTTTCAATCTGTATTTGGTTCAtttctgtataaatacatttgattggtTGG encodes:
- the prkn gene encoding E3 ubiquitin-protein ligase parkin, whose product is MILFVRYNLGPGEVVELQEEASVSELKEAVGCQHGVRPQELKVLFAGRELQSNATLQDCDVPEQSTIHVVLSSSESSSSRFLLSEQRQMEEGGQGEGQRPDLSSSSHPHPSSTDLEGRRGREEEEIEETQGAAQRGVRACSTFFVYCKSCSSVQPGKLRVRCRRCKEATLKLSRGPSCWDDILLPGRIHGLCQSDGCQCNEAEFVMKCASHPTSDEDLSVALDLVMTNTRDVPCIACTDIMEVVVVFLCSQRHVICLDCFTRYCETRLNERQFVHDDVIGYSLPCAASCDDSLIKELHHFRVLGDEQYGRYLQYGAEECLLRIGGLMCPSPGCGAGLLPADGSRRVECDRRVGCGLIFCRDCREPYHEGVCQTLRATPTVEASQDFMVGEDASLRGRWDRSSLLLIQESTKRCPQCSVPVEKNGGCMHMQCPLCRAEWCWSCGRPWSPQCMENHWFT